A single region of the Hippopotamus amphibius kiboko isolate mHipAmp2 chromosome 6, mHipAmp2.hap2, whole genome shotgun sequence genome encodes:
- the PSMD2 gene encoding 26S proteasome non-ATPase regulatory subunit 2, which produces MEEGGRDKAPLQAQQPPATSPGGGDEKPSSKERRDAGDKDKEQELSEEDKQLQDELEMLVERLGEKDTSLYRPALEELRRQIRSSTTSMTSVPKPLKFLRPHYTKLKEIYENMAPGENKRFAADIISVLAMTMSGERECLKYRLVGSQEELASWGHEYVRHLAGEVAKEWQELDDAEKTQREPLLTLVKEIVPYNMAHNAEHEACDLLMEIEQVDMLEKDIDENAYAKVCLYLTSCVNYVPEPENSALLRCALGVFRKFSRFPEALRLALMLNDMELVEDIFTSCKDVVIQKQMAFMLGRHGVFLELSEDVEEYEDLTEIMSNVQLNSNFLALARELDIMEPKVPDDIYKTHLENNRFGGSGSQVDSARMNLASSFVNGFVNAAFGQDKLLTDDGNKWLYKNKDHGMLSAAASLGMILLWDVDGGLTQIDKYLYSSEDYIKSGALLACGIVNSGVRNECDPALALLSDYVLHNSNTMRLGSIFGLGLAYAGSNREDVLTLLLPVMGDSKSSMEVAGVTALACGMIAVGSCNGDVTSTILQTIMEKSETELKDTYARWLPLGLGLNHLGKGEAIEAILAALEVVSEPFRSFANTLVDVCAYAGSGNVLKVQQLLHICSEHFDSKEKEEDKDKKEKKDKDKKEAPADMGAHQGVAVLGIALIAMGEEIGAEMALRTFGHLLRYGEPTLRRAVPLALALISVSNPRLNILDTLSKFSHDADPEVSYNSIFAMGMVGSGTNNARLAAMLRQLAQYHAKDPNNLFMVRLAQGLTHLGKGTLTLCPYHSDRQLMSQVAVAGLLTVLVSFLDVRNIILGKSHYVLYGLVAAMQPRMLVTFDEELRPLPVSVRVGQAVDVVGQAGKPKTITGFQTHTTPVLLAHGERAELATEEFLPVTPILEGFVILRKNPNYDL; this is translated from the exons ATggaggagggtggcagggacAAGGCACCGCTGCAGGCCCAGCAGCCCCCAGCGACGTCCCCCGGCGGCGGGGACGAGAAGCCGAGCAGCAAGGAGCGGCGGGATGCCGGAGACAAGGACAAAGAGCAGGAGCTG TCTGAGGAGGACAAACAACTTCAGGATGAACTGGAGATGCTCGTGGAACGACTGGGG GAGAAGGACACGTCCCTGTACCGACCAGCCCTGGAGGAACTGCGGAGGCAGATTCGTTCTTCTACAACTTCCATGACTTCAGTGCCCAAGCCTCTCAAATTTCTGCGTCCACACTATACCAAACTGAAGGAGATCTACGAGAACATGGCCCCTGGGGAGAATAAG CGTTTTGCCGCTGACATCATCTCTGTTTTGGCAATGACCATGAGTGGGGAGCGTGAGTGCCTCAAATATCGTCTGGTGGGCTCCCAGGAGGAATTGGCATCATGGGGTCATGAGTACGTCAG GCATCTGGCAGGAGAAGTGGCTAAGGAGTGGCAGGAGCTGGATGATGCGGAGAAGACACAGCGGGAGCCACTGCTGACCCTGGTAAAGGAGATTGTCCCCTACAACATGGCCCACAATGCAGAGCATGAGGCTTGCGACCTGCTCATGGAAATTGAGCAAGTGGATATGCTGGAGAAAGACATTGATGAGAATGCGTATGCCAAGGTCTGCCTCTATCTCACCAG TTGTGTGAATTATGTGCCTGAGCCTGAGAACTCTGCCCTACTGCGTTGTGCCTTGGGTGTGTTCCGAAAGTTCAGTCGCTTCCCTGAAGCTCTGAGATTGGCACTGATGCTCAATGACATGGAGCTGGTAGAAGATATTTTCACCTCCTGCAAGGATGT GGTTATACAGAAGCAAATGGCATTCATGCTAGGCCGGCATGGGGTGTTTCTGGAGCTGAGTGAAGATGTGGAGGAGTATGAGGACCTGACAGAGATCATGTCCAATGTGCAGCTCAACAGCAACTTCTTGGCTTTAGCTCGGGAG CTGGACATCATGGAGCCCAAGGTGCCTGATGACATCTATAAAACCCACCTAGAGAACAACA GGTTTGGGGGCAGTGGCTCTCAGGTGGACTCTGCCCGCATGAACCTGGCCTCCTCTTTTGTGAACGGCTTTGTGAATGCAGCCTTCGGCCAGGACAAGCTGCTGACTGATGATGGCAACAAGTGGCTTTACAAGAACAAGGACCATG GAATGTTGAGTGCAGCTGCATCCCTTGGCATGATTCTGCTGTGGGATGTGGATGGTGGCCTTACCCAGATTGACAAGTACCTGTACTCTTCTGAGGACTATATCAAG TCAGGAGCCCTCCTGGCCTGTGGCATCGTGAACTCTGGTGTCCGGAATGAGTGTGACCCTGCTCTGGCACTGCTCTCAGACTATGTCCTCCATAATAGCAACACAATGAGACTTGGTTCCATCTTTGG GCTTGGCTTGGCCTATGCTGGCTCCAATCGCGAAGATGTTCTAACACTGCTGCTACCTGTGATGGGAGATTCCAAGTCCAGTATGGAG GTGGCAGGTGTGACAGCTCTAGCCTGTGGAATGATAGCAGTGGGATCCTGCAATGGCGATGTCACTTCCACTATCCTTCAGACCATCATGGAGAAGTCAGAGACTGAGCTCAAGGACACTTATGCCCGTTGGCTTCCTCTTGGACTGGGCCTCAACCATCTAG GGAAGGGAGAGGCCATTGAGGCCATCCTGGCTGCGCTGGAGGTCGTGTCAGAGCCATTCCGCAGTTTTGCCAACACACTGGTGGATGTGTGTGCCTATGCAG GCTCTGGGAATGTATTGAAGGTGCAGCAGCTGCTCCACATTTGCAGTGAACACTTTGACTccaaggaaaaggaggaagacaaagacaagaaggaaaagaaggacaaGGACAAGAAGGAAGCCCCTGCCGACATGGGAGCACATCAG GGAGTGGCTGTGCTGGGGATTGCCCTTATTGCTATGGGGGAGGAGATTGGTGCAGAGATGGCACTACGAACCTTCGGCCACCTG CTGAGATATGGGGAGCCTACACTCCGAAGGGCTGTGCCTTTAGCACTGGCCTTAATCTCTGTTTCAAATCCACGACTCAACATCCTGGATACCCTAAGCAAATTCTCTCATGATGCTGACCCAGAAGTTTCCTATAACTCCATCTTTGCCATGGGCATGGTGGGCAGTG GTACCAATAATGCTCGTCTGGCTGCGATGCTGCGCCAGTTAGCCCAGTATCATGCCAAGGACCCCAACAACCTCTTCATGGTGCGCTTGGCACAG ggCCTGACGCATTTAGGAAAGGGCACCCTCACCCTCTGCCCCTACCACAGTGACCGGCAGCTCATGAGTCAAGTGGCTGTGGCTGGGCTGCTCACTGTGCTGGTCTCTTTCCTGGATGTCCGCAACA TCATCCTAGGCAAGTCGCACTATGTATTATATGGGCTGGTGGCTGCCATGCAGCCCCGAATGCTGGTCACGTTCGATGAGGAGCTGCGGCCATTGCCAGTGTCTGTCCGTGTGGGCCAG GCAGTGGATGTGGTGGGCCAGGCTGGCAAGCCTAAGACCATCACAGGGTTCCAGACACACACAACCCCAGTGTTGTTGGCTCACGGGGAGCGGGCAGAATTGGCCACTGAGGAGTTTCTTCCCGTCACCCCTATTTTAGAAGGTTTTGTTATCCTTCGGAAGAACCCCAACTATGACCTCTGA